The genomic interval TAGGCTGCGTCCAGTCGTTGCTCAACCCAGGAATTTGCAGCGCTCGATTGAGCTGGTCTCGTAGCCGATCGAGGGTCATCCCCGCTGGCCAGTGGATTCTGTTGCGTAGGGTCACAACCGTATCGAACATGGAAATCGGCGACTGATCCGTTGCGGTTTGTGCCCGCCCGGCTTCGCCGAACACCGTTTTGACTTCGGGAAAGCTTTTGAGGATGCGATCGGTCAACTGCAGCAAGCTTCCCGCCTCGCCATAGGAGATGGCCGGGTTCTGGGCGACGGGCATATACAGCAGGGTGCCCTCGTCAAGGGGCGGCATGAGCTGGGTGCCGAGCCGCTGCCAAGGATAGATCATGGTCAACGAGAGCAACCCGGCCAACAGCAGAATCAGCCATGGTGCCCGCAATACCGCATGGATAATGGGACGGTACAGCGACGCCAAGACACGATTGATCGGATTCTTGCGCTCGGCGGGAATCCGTCCCCGGATGAACCAGGCCATGAGGAGCGGCACCAAGGTGATCGACAGCAGAGCCGCTGCCCCAATGGCAAAGGTTTTGGTAAAGGCGAGTGGCGCAAAAAGTTTGCCTTCCTGACCACCAAGGGCAAAAATCGGAAGAAAGGATACCGTAATGATCAACAGCGAAAAGAACAATGCCGGTCCGACTTCGAGTGCCGCCTCGCGCGCTGCGATCCAGGGGTTTTGCTCCCTGCCCTCCTCCATCCGCTTGTGCATGTTCTCGATCATGACGACAGGGGCGTCCACCATGACCCCCACGGCGATGGCGATTCCGCCAAGAGACATGATGTTGGCCGAGATTCCCAAGCCATACATGATCGCAAAAGCGGCCAGAATGCCGACCGGCAGGGTGATCAGCACCACCAGAGCGGAACGAGCGCGCAGCAAAAACAGGAAAGTAATCAGGAGGACGGCAACACACTCTTCCAGCAGCTTGCCACTGAGCGTGGCAATACTGCGTTGGATGAGGGGACGCTGGCTGTACGTGGTGACGATCCGCACCCCTGCGGGGAAGGAGGATTGTAGGCCATGCAGCTTTTGCGCCACCTTCCGAATCAGTGCGTTGGCATTACCGCTCTGATTCATCATGACGATCCCTCCCACTACCTGCCCTTGTCCGTTCAGCTCGGCGATGCCACTCGGCAGTACGGGGCCTAGCTGCACCCGAGCAATTTGCGCCAAGGTGATCGGTACGCCATCCCGAACGGCCACGGGGACTTGCCGAAGATCCTGCAGCGAATGGATGTAGCCCGAAGTGCGCACGATATAGCGGGACTCCCCCAGGTCAATGACAGAGCCGCTGGTTTCACCGTTCGCCGCACGAACGGCCGCCTCCACCTGCGGCAAGGTGATTTTGTCGGCAATCATGCGCTGCGGATGGACGACGACTTGATACTCTTGCTCCATTCCCCCCACCGTGGCTACCTGCGCCACCCCCGGTATTCCCTGCAGAGCGAATTTTAGAAACCAGTTTTGCAGCGTGGTCAATTGCGCAAGATTCAAGGTCCCTTTGGGGTCGGTCAGGGCATATTCATAGATCCAGTCGACGCCCGAACTATTTGGGCCCAGTGCCGGTGTCACGCCGCTCGGCAGTTCGCCCTGCGCTTGCTCGAGATACTGTAAAACCAGATTGCGTGCCTGAAAGATGGAAGTACCGTCCTTGAACAAGACGTAGACATAGGAATCCCCGAACATCGAGTAGCCGCGCACCGCCTGGGCACCCGGAACCTCCTGCAAGGTCGTCTCGAGGGGATAGGTGACCTGGTCCTGTACGACCTGGGGTGCTTGCCCCGGGTAGCTGGTCTTGACGATGACCTGAGTGGGAGAAATGTCGGGGATGGCTTCCAAGGGAATGGCGCGCACCGCGAGAATACCGGCCACGGTCACGATCAGGGTAGCCAGAACGACGAGAAGCGGATTATCGAGGGAGGCGCGAACGATGGCCTTAATCATGTCCGCCGCCTCCCATGTGCATGCCCGCCATCGATCCCGATGCCGACGAGTTTTTTGAGGTCGGGGCGGTAGGAGAGGCATGTTCCGCCGTAGTGCGTGCAGTGTGCTTGGAGCCTAAATTTCCACCCAACATGCGCGCTCGCACGGACTGAAACTGGGACTCAGAGTAGAGTAGGAACTGGGTGTTATCCACGACCTTCTCGCCGGCATGCAGGCCCCGTGAAATTGCGGTCCAACCGTCGGCTGTGGGTCCGACTTCTACCTGCACAGGCAGGAAATGCCCGGCGGCTTGTTGCAGCATCACAAAATTCCCCTGCTCGGTTCGGAGAATGGCACTGTCGGGTACGGCGAGGACTCGGTGTGCCTGAGTCCATACCTGAGCCGTCACGTACATGCCTGGGCGCAGCACGCCATCCGGATTGGCAAACGACAACCGTGCCGTGACCGTACGACTCTGGGGATTTTGCGTCGGATACAGAAAGCTGAGTCGGCCCTGCCAAAGCTTCCCCGGGAACTCCTCGGAGCGCAGTTCCACGCGATCACCGATGCGCACCCAAGGGAGTTGGTAGCCATAGAGTGCGACCTGTACCCAAACCCGATCGAGATTCGCGATCTCCATCAGGCTACTTTGTGCGGAGAGGTATCCGCCCTGGTGAAACGCTAACTGCTGTACTACGCCAGAGGCGGGGGCATAAATGGTTACCTGCCGCTGTGCTACCCCGCTGCGACGCAAGGCGGCGATCTCCGCCGACGACAGTCCGAGCAGTCGCAAGCGCTCTGTTGCCGCCGCAGTTAGTCCCATGCCCCCAGTGTTTTCTGCCGAGCCACTCCTCTGGGCGAGCAGATATTCCTGCTCGGCATTGTAGACCTCTGGCGAATACACCCGTGCCAACACGCTTCCGGCAGCAACCGGATCCCCCACTGCACGAACCGCCAGGTTGGTGATCCAACCGGAAAATCGCGGAGTGACGGAGTACACGCGGTTTTCGTCCACGGCCACCGTGCCCACGGTGGTGAGGACACGGCCAATCCGTCGACGCCGTACCGTAACTACGCGAACACCAAGTTGCTGTACCATCCGCGCATCCACCGAGAGTCCCGCTGGAGAAACCGCGGGTGCGTGGGCATACACGGGGATATAGGCCATGCCCATATTGTCTTTCATGGGATGCGACGCGTGGATGGCCGGGTTCATGGGATTGGCCCAGTAGAGAATCCGCGGTTTGGCGTTTTTGTGGTGGACCGTCTCCGGATACTCCTTCGCAGGAGGCGATTTGCTCACGGGCGATTGGACGGGTAACCACAGCACCAGCGCGACCCCGATTCCGGTACCGACTAACAACGAAATGAGTGAAAACCCCCAAACACGCTTATTCATGGTTGCACCCCGCGATATTGCGTTGTCAAATAGTCCAACTGCGCGATCGCCAGCGCCCGATCTCGGCGGGCAGTGAGGGTTTCCAGTGCGGTGGTGAGTACGGTATTTTGCGCGCGCAATACCGATTGGAATCGGCCCCGGCCGCCGCGAAAGTCGTTGAGTTCGGCAGAGTAAGTTTGGGTCGCCAAGAGGGTCAAATCCTGCTGGCCTCGCTTGTACTCAGCGTCTGCGGCCTGATATTGGGCGTAGGCGCTGCGCAGCTCTCGCGCAATACGCAGGCGCTGTTCGTCATAGTCATCGACGGCAGCCATCTCCTGTTCTTGCGCGGCAGCAATGGTC from Acidithiobacillus caldus ATCC 51756 carries:
- a CDS encoding efflux RND transporter permease subunit, whose product is MIKAIVRASLDNPLLVVLATLIVTVAGILAVRAIPLEAIPDISPTQVIVKTSYPGQAPQVVQDQVTYPLETTLQEVPGAQAVRGYSMFGDSYVYVLFKDGTSIFQARNLVLQYLEQAQGELPSGVTPALGPNSSGVDWIYEYALTDPKGTLNLAQLTTLQNWFLKFALQGIPGVAQVATVGGMEQEYQVVVHPQRMIADKITLPQVEAAVRAANGETSGSVIDLGESRYIVRTSGYIHSLQDLRQVPVAVRDGVPITLAQIARVQLGPVLPSGIAELNGQGQVVGGIVMMNQSGNANALIRKVAQKLHGLQSSFPAGVRIVTTYSQRPLIQRSIATLSGKLLEECVAVLLITFLFLLRARSALVVLITLPVGILAAFAIMYGLGISANIMSLGGIAIAVGVMVDAPVVMIENMHKRMEEGREQNPWIAAREAALEVGPALFFSLLIITVSFLPIFALGGQEGKLFAPLAFTKTFAIGAAALLSITLVPLLMAWFIRGRIPAERKNPINRVLASLYRPIIHAVLRAPWLILLLAGLLSLTMIYPWQRLGTQLMPPLDEGTLLYMPVAQNPAISYGEAGSLLQLTDRILKSFPEVKTVFGEAGRAQTATDQSPISMFDTVVTLRNRIHWPAGMTLDRLRDQLNRALQIPGLSNDWTQPIKGRVDMLTTGLQTPLGIKVTGANLATLNRLGQQIQQVLASVPGTQSVYAAHALGGRYIVIHTRRRAAARYGISVADVNKLVETAIGGKVLTTAVEGVQRFPVDLRYPRAERQSLAALQNAYVTAPDGAQIPLAQVARIRYEKGPAMLTSDNSQLNSWVTIDLKPGTSIGGYVATAKRALAQHVHLPPGYTIGWVGEYKSMERADHRLLLVVPAVLLLITVLLYFNFGNVVEVGIVLVTLPFSLLGGLWLVFLLHYKLSVAVVVGFIALAGVAAEFGVVMLLYLDAAVYRRRARNALENWHDLQLAVVEGSMLRLRPLVMTLTLVVVGLLPIMFSHGTGADMMRRIAAPVVGGMFSAALLALLVIPALYALWQRRRWKLM
- a CDS encoding efflux RND transporter periplasmic adaptor subunit, translated to MNKRVWGFSLISLLVGTGIGVALVLWLPVQSPVSKSPPAKEYPETVHHKNAKPRILYWANPMNPAIHASHPMKDNMGMAYIPVYAHAPAVSPAGLSVDARMVQQLGVRVVTVRRRRIGRVLTTVGTVAVDENRVYSVTPRFSGWITNLAVRAVGDPVAAGSVLARVYSPEVYNAEQEYLLAQRSGSAENTGGMGLTAAATERLRLLGLSSAEIAALRRSGVAQRQVTIYAPASGVVQQLAFHQGGYLSAQSSLMEIANLDRVWVQVALYGYQLPWVRIGDRVELRSEEFPGKLWQGRLSFLYPTQNPQSRTVTARLSFANPDGVLRPGMYVTAQVWTQAHRVLAVPDSAILRTEQGNFVMLQQAAGHFLPVQVEVGPTADGWTAISRGLHAGEKVVDNTQFLLYSESQFQSVRARMLGGNLGSKHTARTTAEHASPTAPTSKNSSASGSMAGMHMGGGGHD